In Wolbachia endosymbiont (group A) of Pogonocherus hispidulus, the genomic stretch AGAATAGACGATCGTTATAAAGTTGTAGAATTTTTTGGATAAAGGTGCTAACCCTAATATGCAGGATGATCTGGGTAGGGCGCCGTTGCATTACTTGTGTGAATACGGCCATTGCGAGGGTAGTGTTGAGATTGCAAAATTGCTTTTGAGGAGAGGTGCTGATCCAGGTTTGAAGGATAAAGATGGCAAAAAGCCAATAGATCTTATTTTTTCTTACGATCGTGTTGGAGAACTATTTGGTGCTATTGACTATAATAAAGCAACCTTGCTTGGGGCTGTTACACTATTGACTACAGCAGGTAGTATTGCCTTGATTTCTGGGGTTGCGGACGCATACATAGGTAAAGTTTGGTGTTCTACTCTTGCAGCAGTTATGGCTGCTGTTGCATTATGTTGTGCATACTACGCAGTAAAAACTCTATTTTTTTCACCAGGGCCATCGTCTGAGTTTACTGAAGCTAGGGCGGAGTTTCTTAATAGTCAGAAATCACCAAATCCAGCAGATAGGGCTTAACAATTAGAGACTAAAGGAGTTCTTTTTTAAAAAACTTGAGTTATACTTATAAGTGTTTGATATCTTATATAGTAATTATGTCGAGTTTAAGCTGCCTTTATGGTGATAATGCAGAATTTGTGGAAGAAATGTATAGCCGTTATCTGCAGGGCGATAAATCAATCGGGGAAGATTGGTATAGAATTTTTTCAAGCAATTTAGAAGTTAATAAAGCAGAGACTTGCAGTGCACAACATGCAACCAAAACAGACAATGCAGTTTCTGATCTGGCAAATTTTTTCAGATCTTATGGTCATTTTTTTGCAGACCTTAACCCGTTGTCGCCGAACGCAAGTCAAGAAGTAGGCTATCAAAAATATTCGAATCTCTCTCCAACGAGTGATGCTGGAATCTATAGAGATATTTACTGCAAGAATATCGGTTTTGAATTTATGCATATTTCCTCTTATGAGGAGAGAATGTGGCTGCAGGAAAAGATCGAAAATCAAACCTATACGCTGAGTTCACAAGATAAAAAGGAAATACTGAGGCACTTGATCGAATCTGAAGTGTTCGAGCAATTTCTCCATATGAAATTTCCTGGATATAAGCGTTTTTCTATCGAAGGTGGAGAGGCAGCTATTGTTGCAATTGAGAGAATCATTAGTGATTCTGCAGCTTTTAGTATTGAAGAAATAGTCCTTGGCATGGCTCACCGCGGACGACTCAATGTTCTAACCAAAGTTATGGGCAAAGAATATGCGGCAATGCTATCTGAATTTCAAGGCAATCTCGCACACCCAAGTGGTCTTGAGGTGTCCGGTGATGTTAAATATCACCTTGGTTATTCTTCTGATCGAACACTTGCCGGTGGTAAGAAAATACATTTAAGTTTATGCCCTAATCCATCTCACCTTGAAGCGGTTAATCCGGTTTTGGTTGGAAGAATAAGAGCAAAACAGAATATAAGATCTGTGCTTGGCATATCAATTCATGGTGATGCAGCTTTTATCGGTCAAGGAGTGGTTGCTGAAACTTTAACCTTAAGCAATATTGAAGGCTATAAGGTGGATGGTATCATGCACATTGTCATTAATAACCAAGTTGGTTTTACTGCAAGCCCATGCTGCGCACGATCCTCTTTTTATTGCACTGATGTAGCAAAATCAATAGAAGCTCCAGTGTTTCACGTTAATGGAGATAACCCGGAAGCTGTGAGTTTTGCTGCAAGTCTGGCAATGAAATATAGACAGAAATTTAAAAAGGACGTAGTGATTGACATAATATGCTACCGTAAATATGGCCATAATGAAGGAGATGAACCGAATTTCACTCAGCCACTTATGTATAAGGCGATATCAAAGCATAAAACTCCAGGAACGCTGTATGAAGAAAAATTGACTGCAGAGAAAGTATTAGATGGCGATGAAGTAAATAAATTGCGCAGTGAGTTCAGGGCAAAATTAGATAAAAGTCTTGCTGAATCAGCGGCTTATACTCCCAAAAAAGCTGACTGGTTTTGTGGAGTGTGGTCAAAATTAAGAAGAGCAAAGTTGAACGATTTGAGCGAATACTACACAGATTCTGGTGTTCCGCCAGATGAGTTGAAAAAATTAGGTGTGCATATAAATAGCAATATCCCAAGTAACTTTAACATTAACAATAAGGTTAGAAAAATACTCGATGGCAGAATAGGCAGTATAAATTCTGGTCACGATATAGACTGGGCAACTGCCGAAAGTCTTGCATTTGCGTCACTGCTCACAGAAGGAATAGGAGTGCGTTTATCAGGACAAGACTCTGGTCGTGGAACTTTTTCGCACCGTCATTCAAGGCTTGTTGATCAGGTAACAGAAGAAGCGTTTATTCCGCTAAACAATATAAATGAAAAGCAAGCTCACTTTGAGGTCATAGATAGCGCTTTATCAGAGTATGCTGTAATGGGCTTTGAATATGGATATAGCCTTGATTCCCCGTATTCACTGGTGCTCTGGGAAGGACAATTTGGTGATTTTGCAAATGGTGCGCAAATTATGATCGACCAGTTTATCGCATCTGCAGAAACAAAGTGGTTGCGATCAAGCGGTCTAGTTCTATTGTTGCCCCACGGTTATGAAGGGCAAGGACCTGAGCATAGCTCCGCACGTATAGAGAGATTTTTGCAACTCTGCGCAGAGGATAATATGCAGGTAGTTAATTGTTCCACTCCGGCAAATTACTTCCATGTCTTACGCAGACAAATGCATAGAGACTTTCGTAAGCCTCTGGTAGTATTTACACCTAAATCGCTACTGCGTCATAAAAGAGCAGTTTCTAACCTATCTGACTTTGAAGGAAAATTCCTCACGGTAATTCCAGAATGTAGAACAGGTTTAGTTTCAAATAATGAAATACGTAAAGTTGTAATATGCAGTGGTAAAGTTTATTACGATATATGTGAAGCACAAAAAATAAACGATATAGCAGTAATACGTCTAGAACAATTCTATCCATTTCCTGCCGATAAACTAAGCAGTGAACTTGAAAAGTACAAGAACGCTGAAATTATATGGTGTCAAGAAGAACCAAAAAATATGGGGGGATGGTTTTTTGTCAACCCATTGATAGAAGAAGTGTTGTTCAATCTCGATATCCAAGCAAAAAGACCTAAGTGTATCGCAAGACCTGCTGCTGCATCTCCTGCATGTGGTTATGTTAGTGTTCACACTCAGCAACAGGAGGAAATTTTAAAGCAGCTTAACTAAACTTCACCTCTACTAGTGGAATGTTATTCCAGCTATTGCTTCCATAGTCATCAATAGAAGCGTTTAAGTAATCTGTATCAAAGCGCACGGGCACATCAAATTCGAAGCTCGCAGTGATTATCGCATCTTTTACTGGTGGCTTCATAAATGTTATTTCTCCCGTTGAATAATTTACTGAATATTCACTCTCTTCTTTACCATTTAAATAAATCTTTACTGTCCCATGTACTGGCTTTTTGATCATGCGTATATGCTTATCTTCCCCACTTACATAAGTTTTTATTAGCTGAAAAGTCGTTTTTTTGTTATCTCCTATACTAATCTCTTGATTGATGGCTATAAAATCCGACCAATCCTTAAAACGAAACCCTATTGCTTTACCTTTTCGTGCATGAAAAAATGTTATGAGTTCTGTTAGCTGCTCGTTTGATCTGACCCCGTAAGCTATGTTGTATCTAGTGCGTGCATGAGACCAATTGATGTTGCGCTGTTCACAACCATTATGCGTTGTTATAACGTCAGTGGAAAATTCCGGTCCTCCAGTGGAACCATAAGATATATTTTCTGGAAATCTAATTTCTGTGAATGACATATGTCCTCCTGTGAAAGTAAAATAGTTTGGTTGAAGAAAATGTTGTAATTTGAAAGCGTTTCACATAGCAAATGACGCTATGGAAAGTGGGTGAGACCACTGAGATGACACCTTAAACTGCTGTCATACCCACAATTGCTATACTCAGGTTCATTTGAGTTGTCAAGCAAAAAAATAAAATTTTATGGCAACTGGCCTTGTTTATGACTTAATTCATCCACCTTTTTGCGTAGCACATTCAAATCAGTTGCTCCTACAAACAGACTATCCCCAATTATTAAAAAAGGTGTGCCACCTACTCCCAAATCTCTTACTAGGAGCTTACTGCCATTTATCATTTGCTCAATTTTGTCTGCATTATTTTTCATAGAGCTATTAAAATCGTCCTCATCAATCCTTATGCTTTTCACTATATCCAATATGCTTTCGTCTGAAAATCCTCCTTTGTGACTTAAAGCAGAATAGTGAAAGTCGAAATATTTTTCTTTATCAATAAAGTAAACAGCTAAAGCGCTTTTTGCTGCCCTTAAAGAGTCATTACCAAGTATTGGAGCATCCCTAAAGATATACTTAATTTTACCGTCGTTAATTAACTGTTTTATATCGTCTTTTATAGTCTTGCAATATCCACAAGAATAGTCAAAGAAACCTACAGCTATAACACTACTATTTTCATTTCCGGAGTAAGGATAAGTAAGGTCAAATATTTGATCCTTGTATTGTGAAATTTTACTTTTGGTCACATTATCTCGAGCAGCGTAACTACTTTTAATCGACTCCTCTTTGAGAGTTTTTACGATCTTATCAAAATTTCTACTTATATAATTATCTAATTTCTCACCTATATAATCATCGCTTAGCATTTGGCTGCGATTTGAAAGCCAATTGTTTATTACTGGTAAACTTGCTACTGCCAGTATAAGGATCAATAAAAACGATATTCTAGACATACAATTTATTTAAAAACCTACAACATAAAACTTTAGTACACATTTATCCGTATATTAAAAGAAGCATCTAATATTAATATATGAAAACATTTATATCAAGTGTATTTTATAACCAGTTTTGCCTCAAATGCAAACTTTACACAATAAAACTCAAGCACATTACCACAAAGTTCATCAGAAGACTTGGTAGCAGAGGCGCGCGGAGCATAGATTTAAGTTGTTTGTTTTATTCCGCTGTGTATAATTTTCCGCGGAATAAACATATGAACGAGTAAATATTGGTAGAGAAAAAGAAATAGTTATTCTACAAGACACACACACAAACACATATATAAACTTTTTTTCTTTATTAGCCGAATTTATTGAGGTTAATGGTTGGCGTTGTGTAAATGTTGTATTATCTGCATTTTATCAGCATAATATAGAAGTAATGTAATGCAGATATTATGCCGATGCCAAATTATACGATTACTTCTAAAATTGCTAATTGCCTTATGAGGATTGAAGCAGCAAAAGAAAAAGTGTTACATTTGCCACTCACTGTATCGATACTCTCGTCCCTTCGTGAAACTGCACGGCTTTATACCACACACTATTCTACTATGATTGAAGGAAATCGACTTGAGCCTAAACAGATTGAAGAGGTTTTAAGTGGTAAAAGCCACTTTCCAAAATATAGGAGAGATGAAAATGAGGTTAAAGGATATTATGCAGCTTTAACCCAAGTTGAACAATGGGCAGCGAGAACGATCCCTATTACTGAGAAAGCCATTCAAACGCTTCATGCCCTAGTAATGGCGAGTGGAAAATCTAAAGTGAAGCCAACCTCTTATCGTGATGGTCAAAACGTTATTCGTGATAGCCGTACACGTGCAATAATTTATATGCCACCTGAAGCAAAGGATGTACCAAAGCTCATGAGCAGTATGATTGATTGGATTCGTGACAGTGA encodes the following:
- a CDS encoding ankyrin repeat domain-containing protein, translating into MDKGANPNMQDDLGRAPLHYLCEYGHCEGSVEIAKLLLRRGADPGLKDKDGKKPIDLIFSYDRVGELFGAIDYNKATLLGAVTLLTTAGSIALISGVADAYIGKVWCSTLAAVMAAVALCCAYYAVKTLFFSPGPSSEFTEARAEFLNSQKSPNPADRA
- a CDS encoding 2-oxoglutarate dehydrogenase E1 component is translated as MSSLSCLYGDNAEFVEEMYSRYLQGDKSIGEDWYRIFSSNLEVNKAETCSAQHATKTDNAVSDLANFFRSYGHFFADLNPLSPNASQEVGYQKYSNLSPTSDAGIYRDIYCKNIGFEFMHISSYEERMWLQEKIENQTYTLSSQDKKEILRHLIESEVFEQFLHMKFPGYKRFSIEGGEAAIVAIERIISDSAAFSIEEIVLGMAHRGRLNVLTKVMGKEYAAMLSEFQGNLAHPSGLEVSGDVKYHLGYSSDRTLAGGKKIHLSLCPNPSHLEAVNPVLVGRIRAKQNIRSVLGISIHGDAAFIGQGVVAETLTLSNIEGYKVDGIMHIVINNQVGFTASPCCARSSFYCTDVAKSIEAPVFHVNGDNPEAVSFAASLAMKYRQKFKKDVVIDIICYRKYGHNEGDEPNFTQPLMYKAISKHKTPGTLYEEKLTAEKVLDGDEVNKLRSEFRAKLDKSLAESAAYTPKKADWFCGVWSKLRRAKLNDLSEYYTDSGVPPDELKKLGVHINSNIPSNFNINNKVRKILDGRIGSINSGHDIDWATAESLAFASLLTEGIGVRLSGQDSGRGTFSHRHSRLVDQVTEEAFIPLNNINEKQAHFEVIDSALSEYAVMGFEYGYSLDSPYSLVLWEGQFGDFANGAQIMIDQFIASAETKWLRSSGLVLLLPHGYEGQGPEHSSARIERFLQLCAEDNMQVVNCSTPANYFHVLRRQMHRDFRKPLVVFTPKSLLRHKRAVSNLSDFEGKFLTVIPECRTGLVSNNEIRKVVICSGKVYYDICEAQKINDIAVIRLEQFYPFPADKLSSELEKYKNAEIIWCQEEPKNMGGWFFVNPLIEEVLFNLDIQAKRPKCIARPAAASPACGYVSVHTQQQEEILKQLN
- a CDS encoding TIGR02217 family protein; translated protein: MSFTEIRFPENISYGSTGGPEFSTDVITTHNGCEQRNINWSHARTRYNIAYGVRSNEQLTELITFFHARKGKAIGFRFKDWSDFIAINQEISIGDNKKTTFQLIKTYVSGEDKHIRMIKKPVHGTVKIYLNGKEESEYSVNYSTGEITFMKPPVKDAIITASFEFDVPVRFDTDYLNASIDDYGSNSWNNIPLVEVKFS
- a CDS encoding DsbA family protein — encoded protein: MSRISFLLILILAVASLPVINNWLSNRSQMLSDDYIGEKLDNYISRNFDKIVKTLKEESIKSSYAARDNVTKSKISQYKDQIFDLTYPYSGNENSSVIAVGFFDYSCGYCKTIKDDIKQLINDGKIKYIFRDAPILGNDSLRAAKSALAVYFIDKEKYFDFHYSALSHKGGFSDESILDIVKSIRIDEDDFNSSMKNNADKIEQMINGSKLLVRDLGVGGTPFLIIGDSLFVGATDLNVLRKKVDELSHKQGQLP